One part of the Microbacterium aurugineum genome encodes these proteins:
- a CDS encoding Gfo/Idh/MocA family protein, with translation MTTDVTDTGLGTIRTGILGGGFMARVHRTAARDAGGELRAVATRSAAGGRDAANALGAERAESDAAGVLEATDIDVVHICTPNATHADLALRALRAGKHVVCEKPLATTAQDARILAETAQARGRVAAVPFIYRYHPMVREARARIARGDAGDLLTLDCSYLQDWMLLPSDDDWRVRSESGGASRAFADIGSHLCDLVEFVAGERIRTLSARTRRVFSERSGQTVDTEDIVALLVETESGALGTLLISQMAAGRKNALTLELHGSQQTLRFEQERPEELWIGMREESRSLLRDPASSVADSARLQRVPAGHAMGYQDAFNGFVADVYAAIAGAQPDGLPTFADGFRSAVLTEAVLDSAAQGGRWVEVTA, from the coding sequence ATGACAACGGATGTCACTGACACCGGTCTCGGGACGATCCGAACCGGGATCCTGGGCGGAGGGTTCATGGCCCGCGTGCATCGCACCGCGGCCCGCGACGCCGGAGGAGAACTGCGCGCGGTCGCCACCCGATCCGCGGCCGGAGGGCGCGATGCGGCGAACGCCCTCGGCGCGGAGAGGGCGGAGAGCGATGCGGCCGGCGTGCTCGAGGCCACAGACATCGACGTCGTCCACATCTGCACCCCGAACGCCACACATGCCGACCTCGCGCTCCGGGCACTCCGCGCTGGGAAGCACGTCGTGTGCGAGAAGCCGCTCGCCACGACCGCGCAGGACGCCAGGATTCTCGCCGAGACCGCCCAGGCTCGGGGTCGAGTGGCCGCTGTGCCCTTCATCTACCGCTACCACCCGATGGTGCGCGAGGCGAGAGCGCGGATCGCCCGCGGTGACGCCGGTGACCTGCTCACCCTCGACTGCTCGTATCTTCAAGACTGGATGCTCCTGCCGAGCGACGACGACTGGCGGGTGCGCTCCGAGTCCGGGGGTGCGTCCCGAGCCTTCGCAGACATCGGCTCGCACCTGTGTGATCTCGTCGAGTTCGTGGCCGGCGAGCGGATCCGCACGCTGAGCGCCCGCACCCGACGCGTGTTCTCCGAGCGATCGGGGCAGACGGTCGACACCGAGGACATCGTCGCCCTTCTCGTCGAGACCGAGTCCGGTGCCCTGGGCACGCTCCTCATCTCGCAGATGGCGGCAGGCCGCAAGAACGCCCTCACCCTCGAACTCCACGGCTCGCAGCAGACCCTCCGCTTCGAGCAGGAACGACCCGAGGAGCTCTGGATCGGCATGCGTGAGGAATCCCGGTCGCTGTTGCGCGACCCCGCGTCATCCGTCGCCGACTCGGCGCGACTCCAGCGGGTCCCCGCCGGCCACGCGATGGGCTATCAGGACGCCTTCAACGGTTTCGTCGCCGACGTCTATGCGGCCATCGCCGGTGCACAGCCCGACGGACTCCCCACGTTCGCCGACGGATTCCGGTCGGCGGTGCTGACGGAAGCGGTGCTCGACTCGGCGGCGCAGGGCGGACGATGGGTGGAGGTGACGGCATGA
- a CDS encoding Gfo/Idh/MocA family protein, producing the protein MAGPVGVGIIGAGNISDQYLSNLTMFPDVRVLAVADLLEERAKAQAEKYGVPRFGGVDVVLDDPDIDIVVNLTIPASHVEVSEAIIAAGKHVWTEKPIGVSREESRRLLERAQAAGLRVGVAPDTVLGPGVQTAKRAIARGDIGRPLFGQTTFQWQGPEIFHPNPAFLYAKGGGPLLDMGPYYVSTLVHVFGSVAAVAALGLQGSPTRRVQVGELAGQEFPVEIPSTLSVLMDFEQGGQAQSLYSTDSPLLRQGIVEITGTEGTIVIPDPNTFGGAITITRPLTRLFVPPEPVQQEVIDVAQEGVLSGRGLGLLDMARSIAAGRPHVATGEFGYHVLDTLLSIEEAAASRSFVSVESSAGQVGALAADFDPFEATL; encoded by the coding sequence ATGGCGGGCCCCGTGGGTGTCGGCATCATCGGTGCCGGCAACATCAGCGATCAGTACCTGTCGAACCTCACCATGTTCCCGGACGTCCGCGTCCTCGCGGTGGCGGATCTCCTCGAGGAGCGGGCGAAGGCGCAGGCCGAGAAGTACGGGGTCCCGCGCTTCGGTGGGGTCGACGTGGTGCTCGACGACCCCGACATCGACATCGTGGTCAATCTCACGATCCCCGCGTCGCACGTCGAGGTCTCCGAGGCGATCATCGCCGCGGGCAAGCACGTCTGGACCGAGAAGCCGATCGGGGTCAGCCGGGAGGAGTCCCGTCGGCTGCTCGAGAGGGCGCAGGCCGCGGGCCTTCGGGTCGGCGTGGCTCCGGACACCGTGCTCGGCCCGGGAGTGCAGACCGCGAAACGGGCGATCGCGCGCGGTGACATCGGGCGACCGTTGTTCGGCCAGACCACGTTCCAGTGGCAGGGGCCGGAGATCTTCCACCCGAATCCGGCGTTCCTCTATGCCAAGGGCGGCGGGCCCCTGCTCGACATGGGGCCGTACTACGTCTCGACGCTCGTGCATGTCTTCGGCTCGGTGGCCGCGGTCGCGGCTCTCGGGTTGCAGGGATCGCCGACGCGTCGCGTTCAGGTCGGCGAGCTCGCCGGTCAGGAGTTCCCGGTCGAGATCCCCTCGACGCTCAGCGTCCTGATGGACTTCGAGCAGGGCGGTCAGGCGCAGAGCCTGTACAGCACCGATTCGCCGCTGCTGCGACAGGGGATCGTCGAGATCACCGGCACCGAGGGCACGATCGTGATCCCCGATCCCAACACGTTCGGTGGCGCGATCACGATCACCCGACCGCTCACCCGCCTGTTCGTCCCCCCGGAGCCGGTCCAGCAAGAGGTCATCGACGTCGCGCAGGAAGGCGTGCTCTCCGGGCGCGGCCTCGGGCTGCTCGACATGGCGCGTTCGATCGCCGCCGGTCGCCCGCACGTCGCCACGGGGGAGTTCGGCTACCACGTGCTGGACACGCTCCTGTCGATCGAGGAGGCCGCGGCATCGCGCAGCTTCGTTTCCGTGGAGAGCTCCGCCGGTCAGGTCGGTGCGCTCGCCGCGGACTTCGATCCGTTCGAAGCCACGCTCTGA
- a CDS encoding TetR/AcrR family transcriptional regulator, with translation MAADTPERSAPPRPRGAYAKGIARRQEILDRAIEVFAERGADRTSLRAIAREVGVTHAALTHYFGSLEELLVAVYEESNAPGRQAGSPPEDATPVEMMIESARINRAIPGLVQLYSTLVASALEEGHPAARTFATGRFARLRTRLAETVRQQQAEGRIRADVDADAVAALVVAASDGLQTQWLLDESAPQHEALALLDRLLRPTD, from the coding sequence ATGGCCGCCGATACGCCCGAGCGCTCTGCGCCTCCCCGCCCGCGCGGCGCCTACGCCAAGGGGATCGCTCGACGACAGGAGATTCTCGATCGCGCCATCGAGGTCTTCGCCGAACGCGGCGCCGACCGCACGAGCCTGCGCGCCATAGCCCGTGAAGTCGGGGTCACGCACGCCGCCCTCACGCACTATTTCGGGTCGCTGGAGGAGCTCCTCGTCGCGGTCTACGAAGAGAGCAACGCGCCGGGTCGGCAAGCCGGCTCCCCGCCGGAAGACGCGACACCGGTCGAGATGATGATCGAGTCGGCGCGCATCAACCGCGCCATCCCGGGACTCGTGCAGCTGTACTCGACGCTCGTCGCCTCGGCGCTCGAAGAAGGACACCCCGCTGCTCGCACGTTCGCCACGGGGCGTTTCGCGCGGCTCCGCACACGGCTCGCTGAGACCGTCCGACAGCAGCAGGCGGAAGGGCGGATTCGCGCGGATGTCGACGCGGACGCCGTCGCCGCACTCGTCGTCGCCGCGTCCGACGGCCTGCAGACGCAGTGGTTGCTGGACGAGTCCGCCCCACAGCACGAAGCGCTCGCGCTCCTCGACCGCCTGCTGCGTCCGACAGACTGA
- a CDS encoding ABC transporter permease, with protein MNTLRTLVSPRGAVFLLLAILLVAVTILNPSFAEPGQFMRFLQRVAPIAIVAIGQYFVIIAGEFDLSQGSLITAQVIIAGNLVGQDDARTIPVLLLMIVFAVAVGIVNGLITTRLKVPSFIVTLGMMLALLGGVMWWTGGAATGNPADSFREIGRGGIRDVPFLDFIPWAVLLLIVWLALGIWITKRPLGKTLIAVGDNAVAVDYAGARRAWATTRAFIISSLSASLSAVLLVGYAGVHPSVGRGYEFTAITAVVLGGVVLGGGRGWIVGAVAGAFALEALFMLLNIAGVPSTLRDAVQGVIIIAAVAYSAVAFRARRRRSPQSSDVPPAEPLSTSTIHTETRGD; from the coding sequence ATGAACACGCTGCGCACACTCGTCAGCCCCCGTGGGGCGGTGTTCCTGCTGCTGGCGATCCTGCTCGTGGCGGTCACGATCCTCAACCCGAGCTTCGCCGAACCGGGACAGTTCATGCGGTTCCTCCAGCGGGTCGCACCGATCGCCATCGTCGCGATCGGCCAGTACTTCGTGATCATCGCCGGCGAGTTCGATCTGTCGCAGGGATCGCTCATCACGGCACAGGTCATCATCGCCGGGAATCTGGTCGGGCAGGACGACGCCCGCACGATTCCGGTGCTGCTGCTCATGATCGTGTTCGCCGTGGCCGTCGGGATCGTCAACGGGCTGATCACCACCCGGCTCAAGGTGCCTTCGTTCATCGTCACCCTCGGAATGATGCTCGCCCTCCTCGGCGGGGTCATGTGGTGGACGGGAGGCGCGGCCACGGGCAATCCCGCCGACAGCTTCCGGGAGATCGGTCGTGGCGGGATCCGCGACGTGCCGTTCCTCGATTTCATCCCGTGGGCGGTGCTGCTGCTGATCGTCTGGTTGGCGCTGGGCATCTGGATCACGAAGCGTCCGCTGGGAAAGACGCTCATCGCCGTCGGCGACAACGCGGTCGCGGTCGACTACGCCGGTGCGCGTCGGGCCTGGGCGACGACGCGTGCCTTCATCATCTCGTCGCTGTCGGCATCGCTGTCGGCGGTACTCCTCGTCGGCTACGCAGGTGTGCACCCGTCGGTCGGTCGCGGCTACGAATTCACGGCGATCACGGCGGTCGTGCTCGGCGGAGTGGTCCTCGGCGGCGGTCGCGGCTGGATCGTCGGTGCCGTCGCCGGAGCTTTCGCCCTCGAGGCCCTGTTCATGCTGCTCAACATCGCAGGGGTCCCGTCCACGCTCCGAGACGCTGTCCAGGGCGTCATCATCATCGCCGCCGTCGCCTACTCCGCCGTCGCGTTCCGTGCCCGCCGGCGACGAAGTCCGCAGTCTTCCGATGTCCCTCCCGCAGAACCCCTTTCCACCAGCACCATCCACACAGAAACCAGAGGAGATTAG
- a CDS encoding sugar ABC transporter ATP-binding protein: MIATTTDPVLRVEGIRKSFYGVEVLSGIDFDVRPGEVHGLVGENGAGKSTLMKIIAGVQPADGGTISYRGEEVHHAHPRQAMDAGIVTVFQEFTLLPERTVAQNVYLGREPRRGGFVDQREMHTRTEALLTDLGVSFIEPTARVGSLTVAEQQIVEIVKALSFDARVISMDEPTAALSDREVELLYAIIRRLTSRGVAVIYVSHRLKEIFDLCDRITILKDGALVSTDDTAALTTDELVRRMVGRSIQSYFPDALEGTVVGRPRLELDGCGNAYVDGVSLTLRAGEIVGIAGLQGSGRTELVEGIFGIQAFTRGSMRIDGEPARITGARAAVRAGLALVSEDRKAQGLALGQSVLDNALLVVRSVFAGRTTASRREVPGVLTSLEVSSRGVDQEVRFLSGGNQQKVVLAKWLLTQPQIVLFDEPTRGIDVGAKYAVYQLMRELAAQGKAVLMVSSELPEVIGMSDRILVMHDGELVAELPAGSAEHEILGAATGASDSDSAGDGGTR, encoded by the coding sequence ATGATCGCGACCACGACCGACCCCGTGCTGCGGGTGGAGGGTATCCGCAAGTCGTTCTACGGCGTCGAAGTGCTCAGCGGTATCGACTTCGATGTGCGGCCCGGAGAGGTGCACGGCCTCGTCGGGGAGAACGGCGCGGGGAAGTCGACCCTCATGAAGATCATCGCGGGGGTGCAGCCGGCCGACGGGGGGACGATCTCGTATCGCGGAGAAGAGGTGCACCACGCACACCCCCGACAGGCGATGGATGCCGGCATCGTGACGGTCTTCCAGGAGTTCACGCTCCTGCCCGAGCGCACCGTCGCGCAGAACGTCTATCTCGGGCGTGAGCCCCGCCGCGGCGGCTTCGTCGACCAGCGGGAGATGCACACGCGGACCGAGGCCTTGCTGACCGACCTGGGCGTCTCGTTCATCGAGCCGACCGCTCGCGTCGGTTCCCTCACCGTCGCCGAACAGCAGATCGTCGAGATCGTCAAGGCGCTCTCCTTCGACGCCCGGGTCATCTCGATGGATGAACCGACCGCCGCGCTGAGCGACCGCGAAGTCGAGCTGTTGTACGCGATCATCCGCCGGCTCACCTCCCGCGGGGTCGCCGTGATCTACGTGTCGCACCGGCTCAAGGAGATCTTCGATCTCTGCGACCGCATCACGATCCTCAAGGACGGTGCTCTCGTCTCGACCGACGACACCGCGGCACTCACGACCGATGAACTGGTCCGGCGCATGGTCGGGCGGTCGATCCAGTCGTACTTCCCCGATGCGCTCGAGGGAACGGTCGTGGGTCGGCCACGGCTCGAGTTGGACGGCTGCGGCAACGCCTACGTCGACGGGGTGTCGCTCACGCTGCGTGCCGGGGAGATCGTCGGCATCGCCGGTCTCCAGGGGTCCGGTCGCACCGAACTCGTGGAAGGGATCTTCGGCATCCAGGCGTTCACCCGGGGCTCGATGCGGATCGACGGGGAACCTGCACGCATCACCGGTGCGCGGGCTGCGGTCCGCGCCGGACTCGCCCTCGTGTCCGAGGATCGCAAGGCGCAGGGGCTCGCGCTCGGCCAATCGGTCCTCGACAACGCCCTTCTGGTCGTGCGCAGCGTCTTCGCGGGCCGGACGACGGCGTCCCGTCGCGAGGTGCCCGGTGTCCTCACCTCGCTCGAAGTCAGCTCTCGGGGCGTCGATCAGGAAGTGCGCTTCCTGTCGGGCGGCAACCAGCAGAAGGTCGTGCTGGCGAAGTGGCTGCTCACCCAACCGCAGATCGTCCTCTTCGACGAACCGACCCGCGGCATCGATGTGGGGGCGAAATACGCCGTGTACCAGCTCATGCGCGAACTCGCAGCGCAGGGGAAGGCCGTGCTGATGGTGTCGAGCGAACTGCCGGAGGTCATCGGGATGAGCGATCGGATCCTCGTGATGCACGACGGCGAGCTCGTCGCCGAACTCCCTGCGGGCTCTGCGGAGCACGAGATCCTCGGGGCGGCGACGGGTGCGAGTGATTCCGACAGCGCAGGGGACGGGGGTACGCGATGA
- a CDS encoding sugar phosphate isomerase/epimerase family protein, with amino-acid sequence MTIQTSLQLFTIKDELEADLDGSLTAVAARGFAAVEPYDFVRRAEPLAAALSAAGLTAPSGHAFLASESFVNPDGSGTTVPVPTPAEVFEAAKVLGMGTVIDPYTEPARWESVEQIEETARLLNVAAEIGAGVGVRVGYHNHAHELEAVFDGVTGLEVLAGLLDERVVLEVDLYWVARGGVDPVALLERLGDRVIAVHAKDGTLDPALASAYPPADQVAAGDGAVPLVEAIAAAPALELAIVEFDHYEGELFDAIERSRVYLDEKVAG; translated from the coding sequence ATGACGATCCAGACCTCCCTCCAGCTGTTCACCATCAAGGACGAGCTGGAGGCCGACCTCGACGGTTCGCTCACGGCCGTCGCCGCTCGCGGCTTCGCCGCCGTCGAGCCGTACGACTTCGTCCGGCGTGCCGAGCCCCTCGCCGCGGCGCTCTCGGCCGCGGGCCTGACCGCGCCGTCGGGGCACGCGTTCCTCGCCTCGGAGTCGTTCGTGAATCCGGATGGCAGCGGCACCACGGTGCCGGTCCCGACTCCCGCCGAGGTCTTCGAGGCTGCGAAGGTGCTCGGCATGGGCACGGTCATCGATCCCTACACCGAGCCCGCGCGCTGGGAGTCGGTCGAGCAGATCGAGGAGACCGCACGGCTGCTGAACGTGGCCGCCGAGATCGGTGCAGGTGTCGGCGTCCGCGTCGGATACCACAACCACGCTCACGAGCTGGAGGCGGTCTTCGACGGCGTCACCGGGCTCGAGGTCCTCGCCGGACTCCTCGATGAGCGCGTGGTCCTCGAAGTCGACCTCTACTGGGTTGCGCGCGGTGGCGTCGACCCGGTCGCGCTGCTCGAGCGTCTGGGGGACCGGGTGATCGCGGTGCATGCGAAGGACGGCACCCTCGACCCGGCGCTCGCCAGTGCGTACCCGCCCGCCGACCAGGTGGCCGCGGGGGACGGCGCCGTGCCGCTGGTCGAGGCCATCGCTGCGGCCCCGGCGCTCGAGCTCGCCATCGTCGAGTTCGACCACTACGAGGGGGAGCTCTTCGACGCGATCGAGCGCAGCCGGGTCTACCTCGATGAGAAGGTCGCCGGCTGA
- a CDS encoding DUF4166 domain-containing protein, translated as MTFVPQSPYARALGERIDELHPRLRSYFAAIPDGAVGIGEGVFQRVGTPRRWLWPLLRPLEHRGVVASGWEHDVPFHIENRTVASRAIGERTFRFARGTWVMRDAVALTQRGRVVDELGEPGLIAACFDVETKDGALRLTSTAVGVRLGRLRLRIPRLISPTVRLTERFDDALDRQRVSLTVHVPLIGRVYEYRGHFHYRVEPATTKEQNA; from the coding sequence GTGACGTTCGTGCCGCAGTCCCCGTACGCCCGGGCGCTCGGTGAACGGATCGACGAGCTGCACCCCCGCCTGCGCTCCTACTTCGCCGCGATCCCTGACGGCGCGGTCGGCATCGGCGAGGGCGTGTTCCAGCGGGTCGGCACTCCCCGTCGCTGGCTCTGGCCTCTGCTGCGGCCCCTCGAACACCGCGGCGTGGTCGCCTCCGGGTGGGAGCACGACGTGCCTTTCCACATCGAGAACCGCACGGTCGCTTCACGCGCCATCGGGGAACGCACCTTCCGTTTCGCCCGAGGAACGTGGGTGATGCGCGATGCCGTGGCCCTCACGCAGCGCGGACGCGTGGTCGACGAACTCGGAGAACCGGGCCTCATCGCCGCATGCTTCGACGTCGAGACGAAGGACGGCGCCCTCCGGCTCACCAGCACCGCGGTCGGGGTGCGTCTCGGACGGCTCCGGCTTCGCATCCCGCGCCTGATCTCGCCGACCGTCCGACTGACCGAGCGCTTCGACGACGCCCTCGACCGCCAGCGTGTGAGCCTCACCGTCCACGTTCCCCTGATCGGCCGCGTGTACGAGTACCGGGGCCACTTCCACTATCGCGTCGAGCCGGCCACCACGAAGGAGCAGAACGCATGA
- a CDS encoding substrate-binding domain-containing protein produces the protein MKIATAGVALFGLIALAGCTTDPSVAPADSENPDAAAETTEWFDQELFDKQDEERGVDPQGPADEPYLQYINAEMVDTSEFAAEGAKKACFANASISNPWRQTGWITMNEQLKALQAEGAISEMETRDAQDSDDTQIADIDYFISEGNCDVFLISPNSTAAMTPAVERACETGKPVVVFDRGVNTDCPVTFIHPIGGFAWGIDTAEFLIDNLEEGDKVVALRILPGVDVLEHRWAGAKKLFDEAGIEAVDHFTGADPAEIKSIISDELAKGDVDGIWMDAGDGAVAAIEAFEDAGADYPVMTGEDEMSFLRKWKDTGLTGLAPVYSNFQWRTPLLAAKMIFAGEEVPKEWVLPQKPITAPELDDYLEANEGMPDGHYAKFGGENLPGYPTVWQERQIP, from the coding sequence ATGAAGATCGCCACCGCAGGGGTGGCTCTCTTCGGCCTCATCGCGCTCGCCGGGTGCACGACCGACCCGTCCGTGGCGCCGGCCGACTCGGAGAACCCTGATGCGGCAGCGGAGACGACGGAGTGGTTCGATCAGGAGCTCTTCGACAAGCAGGACGAGGAGCGCGGCGTCGATCCGCAGGGACCCGCCGACGAACCCTATCTGCAGTACATCAACGCCGAGATGGTCGACACATCCGAGTTCGCCGCCGAGGGGGCCAAGAAGGCCTGCTTCGCCAACGCGTCGATCTCGAATCCGTGGCGTCAGACCGGCTGGATCACGATGAACGAACAGCTGAAGGCGCTGCAGGCCGAAGGAGCGATCAGCGAGATGGAGACGCGCGACGCGCAGGACTCCGATGACACGCAGATCGCCGACATCGACTACTTCATCTCCGAGGGCAACTGCGACGTGTTCCTGATCTCGCCCAACAGCACGGCGGCCATGACCCCGGCCGTGGAGCGGGCGTGTGAGACGGGCAAGCCGGTCGTGGTCTTCGACCGCGGCGTCAACACCGACTGCCCTGTCACCTTCATCCACCCGATCGGCGGCTTCGCCTGGGGTATCGACACCGCCGAGTTCCTGATCGACAACCTCGAAGAGGGCGACAAGGTCGTGGCACTGCGCATCCTCCCGGGTGTGGACGTGCTCGAGCACCGCTGGGCTGGTGCGAAGAAGCTGTTCGACGAGGCGGGGATCGAGGCTGTGGACCACTTCACGGGCGCGGACCCGGCCGAGATCAAGAGCATCATCAGTGACGAGCTGGCCAAGGGAGACGTCGACGGCATCTGGATGGACGCCGGTGACGGAGCGGTCGCGGCCATCGAGGCGTTCGAAGATGCCGGTGCGGACTACCCCGTCATGACGGGTGAGGACGAGATGAGCTTCCTGCGCAAGTGGAAGGACACGGGTCTCACGGGCTTGGCCCCGGTGTACTCGAACTTCCAGTGGCGTACCCCGCTCCTCGCCGCGAAGATGATCTTCGCCGGTGAAGAGGTCCCGAAGGAGTGGGTGCTCCCGCAGAAGCCGATCACGGCGCCCGAGCTCGACGACTACCTCGAAGCCAACGAGGGCATGCCCGACGGCCACTACGCCAAGTTCGGCGGGGAGAACCTTCCCGGCTACCCCACCGTCTGGCAGGAACGGCAGATCCCGTAA
- a CDS encoding ABC transporter permease yields MKRLRVDSTVIVLAILLLVLIIGAILVATVGRNFFSPGNIRDILTGMSVLGLVAIGQTLVVIGASLDLSVTYVISLSSLLAATTMNGNPGNIPLAVVVTLLVCAGIGLANGLIVTVLKVNGFIATLGVGLILQGILNTNFEGSAGDVPWAFQLIGATGLGPIPVSTLIMIALAVVVWILLNRTRTGAHLFAVGGDPEIARLSGVRTRMPLIWAHVLCSVFAGLAGLLLASRLGVGSPTVGQQGGYALLSIAAVVLGGTLLLGGRGSVWGTIGGVAILAVVDNVMSVMQVNPFFKDVVRGIVIVAAVAVYSRRSIIRRRPRFGAGGTRTGGDDAAKAADAEMAAAASQLVETTPDAGSASQGGRA; encoded by the coding sequence ATGAAGCGTCTCCGGGTCGACTCGACCGTCATCGTCCTCGCCATCCTCCTGCTCGTGCTCATCATCGGTGCGATCCTCGTCGCGACGGTGGGGCGAAACTTCTTCAGTCCCGGCAACATCCGGGACATCCTGACCGGGATGAGCGTCCTCGGGCTCGTGGCCATCGGGCAGACGCTGGTCGTGATCGGTGCATCGCTCGATCTCTCCGTCACCTACGTGATCAGCCTGTCGAGCCTGCTGGCGGCCACGACGATGAACGGCAACCCGGGGAACATCCCTCTCGCTGTGGTCGTCACGCTCCTCGTGTGCGCCGGCATCGGGCTCGCGAACGGTCTCATCGTCACCGTCCTCAAGGTGAACGGCTTCATCGCCACTCTCGGCGTCGGTCTCATCCTGCAGGGCATCCTGAACACGAACTTCGAGGGCTCGGCAGGCGACGTCCCGTGGGCCTTCCAGCTCATCGGCGCCACCGGACTCGGCCCGATCCCGGTTTCGACGCTCATCATGATCGCGTTGGCCGTGGTGGTGTGGATCCTGCTCAATCGCACCCGCACCGGCGCCCACCTCTTCGCCGTCGGCGGCGACCCCGAGATCGCCCGACTTTCGGGAGTCCGCACGCGGATGCCGCTCATCTGGGCCCACGTCCTGTGCTCGGTCTTCGCGGGACTCGCGGGTCTGCTCCTCGCCAGCCGGCTCGGCGTCGGCAGCCCCACGGTGGGCCAGCAGGGTGGCTACGCGCTCCTCTCGATCGCGGCGGTCGTCCTCGGCGGCACGCTCCTGCTCGGCGGGCGCGGCTCGGTCTGGGGCACGATCGGCGGCGTCGCGATCCTGGCCGTCGTCGACAACGTGATGAGCGTGATGCAGGTCAATCCGTTCTTCAAGGATGTCGTCCGCGGCATCGTGATCGTGGCCGCCGTCGCCGTGTACAGCCGTCGTTCGATCATCCGACGGCGCCCGCGATTCGGCGCCGGTGGTACACGGACCGGCGGTGATGACGCCGCGAAGGCTGCGGACGCGGAGATGGCCGCGGCCGCATCGCAGCTCGTCGAGACCACTCCCGATGCCGGCTCCGCGTCGCAAGGAGGGCGCGCATGA
- a CDS encoding ROK family transcriptional regulator: MVDVLRPAPAISSGAGEIFQILRDGHARTKAELAALTGLARSTVALRVDALLAAGLLRPAGEAASTGGRPPARVAFNPRAGLVLAVDLGATHATVAVADLAGVILDSRTRTIDIGDGPERLLDTILTDGGELLRATSNEGLPLVGVGIGVPGPVEHSTGRPTNPPIMPGWDRFDVPAYVQRTFDVPVLVDNDVNILALGEQATSWPQVDDLIFVKVSTGIGAGIIAGGQLQRGAQGSAGDMGHVQVPSGAGSTREPDDDRDLEALASGSALAIALRAEGLDAHSPADVVALVRSGNTSAIEATRQAGRHVGEVLATVVNLLNPSIIVLGGSIARAGEHLLAGVREIVYRRSIPLATQHLAIVQSQAGDRAAVLGAAIMVAREVLSPASVDRYVAAKAR; this comes from the coding sequence ATGGTTGACGTTCTGAGGCCGGCTCCGGCGATCTCCTCCGGTGCGGGCGAGATCTTCCAGATCCTTCGGGACGGCCATGCCAGAACCAAAGCCGAACTCGCCGCGCTCACCGGACTCGCGCGCTCCACGGTCGCCCTGCGCGTGGATGCGCTCCTCGCTGCCGGGCTCCTGCGTCCCGCCGGCGAGGCGGCATCGACCGGAGGACGCCCGCCCGCCCGAGTCGCCTTCAACCCCCGTGCCGGTCTCGTCCTGGCCGTGGACCTCGGCGCGACGCACGCCACGGTGGCCGTGGCAGATCTGGCCGGGGTCATCCTCGACTCCCGCACGCGCACGATCGACATCGGCGACGGGCCCGAGAGGTTGCTCGACACCATTCTCACCGATGGCGGCGAACTCCTCAGGGCCACGAGCAACGAGGGACTCCCCCTGGTCGGCGTCGGCATCGGGGTGCCCGGACCGGTGGAGCACTCCACCGGTCGACCGACCAATCCGCCGATCATGCCCGGATGGGACCGATTCGACGTTCCGGCCTACGTGCAGCGGACTTTCGACGTGCCGGTGCTGGTCGACAACGATGTGAACATCCTCGCTCTCGGCGAGCAGGCGACGAGCTGGCCACAGGTCGACGATCTGATCTTCGTGAAGGTGTCCACCGGTATCGGTGCCGGCATCATCGCGGGTGGTCAGCTGCAGCGCGGCGCGCAGGGTTCCGCGGGCGACATGGGGCACGTCCAGGTCCCGAGCGGTGCCGGATCGACCCGCGAGCCGGATGACGACCGCGACCTCGAGGCGCTCGCCAGCGGGTCCGCCCTGGCGATCGCCCTCCGTGCGGAAGGACTCGATGCCCACAGCCCCGCGGATGTCGTCGCCCTCGTGCGATCGGGGAACACCTCAGCGATCGAAGCGACGCGTCAGGCCGGCCGTCATGTGGGCGAAGTCCTCGCCACCGTCGTCAACCTCCTGAACCCGTCGATCATCGTGCTGGGTGGCAGCATCGCACGCGCTGGAGAGCATCTCCTCGCCGGCGTCCGAGAGATCGTCTATCGTCGGTCGATCCCCCTCGCGACCCAGCATCTGGCCATCGTGCAATCGCAGGCGGGTGATCGCGCGGCTGTGTTGGGCGCCGCGATCATGGTCGCTCGGGAAGTCCTCTCGCCGGCGAGCGTCGACCGCTACGTGGCGGCGAAGGCGCGGTGA